The segment atatatgtgtgtatatataagcaatgttaataagtaaataaattatatccattaaatctctccattttcttacttaataatattatacatatatacacacatatatataatacatatatgtatatctatcatctatctactatctatctatctatctatctatctatctatcgatctctctctctctctctctctctctctctctctatatatatatatatatatatatatatatatatatatatataccggagtaaacacataaatgtgaacaaggtggaaaaaagagtactcaaataccagtggtagagtatatgctttattttaagcagcagaaaattcaacaaaatctgttactctgagtttctcgttgccgttcatcagacagttcttgctagaatggaacatatatattaattcaatctatactcttacaaacgctacacctttaaaaagaaatggacttgtttgattggccctttagaaaaaacggtcaatcttcgagcgataaacaaaaaggtcaaaaatatatgtatatatatataaaaacttataaaaattataaaatccgaggaaaataccgaggaaaaaacctgttgccgttaatgaagacagtacaaattaatgcatagaaattaaacctgttataaatactgcaatacatatttatattaaaatccacatatatatatcaacatacacaaaaggatgcgcgtaaacgccatacatacatatacagacgtatgaatatgaatctaaattatacacataaaagcatgtgtacatatattcacgcaaaacgtctcgcacgcaagctaaaattcatctatgtagcaattctcatatactgagcaaggagggggaacgaaagaaagggaaagagagaaaaaggaacgaaggaggggtgggaaaaaaatttgtagcgatgttatttggcatctatagaggccagtatacatacacaagtttgaatcgatacatatacataccgtcgtgtgtatgcgtgcttaagcacaagcatactttcacttacacatacacagatacgcatgcttacaaatacatatgctttgctatacacaaacttatataaacattctaaatttgacaacattgctttttttatataaaaaaaaaaacattgcttttaaaaattcggtgcattaataaaaatatatacgaaagacctataaaataaaatataacatcctattttgggtcatttataaataatcaaggtaatataaataatcaaggtaatcttatgcaatacaataacatgaaaacaaagtttgtaggtttttcctaatatatatgtagaaacaataagactttgctataggtccgttgcagcgctcaagagtcaaaatcaaaatcaaaaaatcaaaatacaaaatatatactctatccatatggtatatttatattcgacattttaaatttagccttgtgcctacataagttcattaattcacttctttgattcaaagaattattgtctttgaataatatatgcattttttctaataagcaaagcttgcacttgaaattatatttgtaagctccatgcctgtatggtgccgccctgtccagaatgctccatgtcacgtgaaaggtggggcttccttttcttttagttcccagacatattttggcTAGActggttttctttctatttctgggtatttaaaagaattcttatgagaataaaatcttgttttaaatgaattttctgaagcccctgtgtatgtcttgtattctgatgagccttccacttgcaccttggctctataaactactcctttcactagacatttcccttctaacggacaggagctttcgtttttgcaattacatttcttaatgggctcggcaccatgtctaatctcaattagcttcctattatgttggctaatgtaagaggcgaaatttctgcaacaagaatagctaaccttcagggttcttctatttaatattctgtagaatttatgaccctgcctaaaatgcttagagactaatctcaaaaattccttacctatattagtctttacggccaaattgaaagccgggttgaaccacaaaactttcctagtcctagttcttcgtgcagcattattattagcattaagctggttgaactggatcttctccgagaatccactattctttaatgcgctatcgtaataaggtgcagcattatggaatgctgcctcgtccgaagaaattgaagatattcttctacctacattgctgactaagttgctaaggataactggtggatggttcgaatctttgctaatatacgatagcttttcattgggcttacggaaaggtttaaatctatccgatcttgcattaaaatttacgtctaaaaaatctacactattcaggttagtatctatcgtaatccgtaagcccatcctttgaaagaaagctataaggtccttcctaagtctatctgattcatggccgtttagattatgcgtggctataaggccgtcatccctatatagacctgcatctataaatgggaattctatttttagattatggagaataaaagctcctatgagcatacataattcagccccgtcgtatgcccccatcggtacatcgaaaagagaatcctcagtcttcttaatccaggtggaatcctcgaaaaacagaagcgatttcctcgcatgcataataatttcaatttccgagctatcgatgttgacatactgcttggcgaagtccaatgcccttaggagcaacgtcctagatatcgacgggtaaaagtcaataatgtcgaattgtgtgaaactacaattattcttatagctaatacctttaaaccactctataactgacttactattcttccaaattctcaagtctacttcactatctaatttaactaaaatacggtctaaaatatttttgctaataattcctatctcagttttagccggatttatcaatctacatttggggtttctactaaaattgtctttatggtctttcagagtaataaaagctggtcgtggtgaaaggtattcaatcctatcgctaatcttaagatcgttagctattcctcttgcttctaagttcacctctttgtatatattcgtgttgtcttttttgtacgtgtccgtgacactattcgaaatcaggcgtttataaacgtccttatcaagtgcatataagttccttgtcttgtcagaattaacgaagatcttattcgagccgttaatttccttaattttttctctcatgtttttttgcaattggttggtaatttgcggaatttaattttcctaataagctcgaaaaggtctttctcgaaggcttctaattccggaatcggtggtgggtttctgggagatttaaatccatatttgttaccttctattttctgtttattatcaaagaagaaggctttccatctcagtcttctaataaactcttctgttttctctataagacctttgatatattgtttctgtgcagggataggtatatttttctgagaaaaatccagcgggtaaagttccatctttttcagctgtttgttcttcctacttgtgcagagtcgctcaaacttttacaaggagcgggttagaccggagtaaacacataaatgtgaaacaaggtggaaaaaagagtactcaaataccagtggtagagtaatatgctttattttaagcagcagaaaattcaacaaaatctgttactctgagtttctcgttgccgttcatcagacagttcttgctagaatggaacatatatattaattcaatctatactcttacaaacgctacacctttaaaaagaaatggacttgtttgattggccctttagaaaaaacggtcaatcttcgagcgataaacaaaaaggtcaaaaatatatgtatatatatataaaaacttataaaaattataaaatccgaggaaaataccgaggaaaaaacctgttgccgttaatgaagacagtacaaattaatgcatagaaattaaacctgttataaatactgcaatacatatttatattaaaatccacatatatatatcaacatacacaaaaggatgcgcgtaaacgccatacatacatatacagacgtatgaatatgaatctaaattatacacataaaagcatgtgtacatatattcacgcaaaacgtctcgcacgcaagctaaaattcatctatgtagcaattctcatatactgagcaaggagggggaacgaaagaaagggaaagagagaaaaaggaacgaaggaggggtgggaaaaaaatttgtagcgatgttatttggcatctatagaggccagtatacatacacaagtttgaatcgatacatatacataccgtcgtgtatatatatatatatatatatacacaaacatatataatatatgtatagacatacatacatacgtatacgtgtattttttactttcattGCAGATCATTTTGTGCCATAGCAGTTAAATTCTTGTCCTCGATGTTGTCTTTGAAAATGGGTTGAGATCAAGCCCACATCAAATACTGCATGCTCTATGAATTTAAAAGGGAGTCTGCATCACTGGAAGCGGCAAGAAAAATTCGTTGCCGACGACCCGACAGGTTGTACAGGGGTTACACACAAGAGCgacctgacatatacatacatacatacatacatacatacatacatacatacatacatacatacatacatacacacatacatatatacatacatacatacatgcatacacacacacgcgcgcgtgcgcatacacacacacatatacatacgtatatctatatatacgtggtctgatcaataagaatCCGGAGTAAAGCTGctaggcacagattgaccttgaactctgctgtgcatgcacccTATGATTTAATATTctggctcacttccgctgtttatatCAGTGCTTGGAAATCAAGTGTGTATTGTGTGATCCTCGCAATGATTATGACAGAGAAAACtgaacagagaatctgcatcaaaatataccaaaAGCTTGGCGTTATCTGCTCAGAGGCAAAATTTCCAAAAAGATTTCACCGCTTCCGACACAgttaaggagatcttgtgcaactgaagccCGAGAGTCTTTTCggttagctgaaagcagttttggtacaaacttggcagacacgcgtctcataacCAAATCTTCAGCGAtaaggactgaactgaaccgtaactaatctgcacatcctctgataactcacggatggtgattcaacgatttctCCTCATAGCTGTACgcatatctgcgatgtttttctcagttctgctggttgcgggtctccctgaacgttcgtcaatatccacatttttcggccatcttgaaaacgtctgaaccactcttaCATTTGTGTGTGGCTCCTACACtcatctccatacactttctgcaactttgcttaggcctctgagcaggtatcaccatgacaactttctctgttatagTTAATGTGATGttcacacgctacacactttccttccaagcgCTGCTGTAAGCATTGGAATTGAGCAAgatcattaaaacttagtgcacttgcacagcagagttcaaattCAATCTTTGTtcagcagctttactctgcgtgctttagcttcgttactatggcaacagtccggagaATTATTTATCAGACCTCATAtatctacacacccacacacctacacacatccacacacgtccacacacacacgacacgtccacacacgcacgcccacacacacacgctcacacacacacacgcccccacACTCACACGCATTCTTGAAACCATAGCTTCTGTCACAGATTTAGCTATATCTATTCCATCTTTTATTGATTCCTTCTGGGCAAAGTATAATGGCTTGGAACCTTTTGATATCTTCTTGGGCTGTTGTGATGGAACTAAAGTCTCTGCAGTTGTATACGATAATATATTTTAGACTTCCTGTTATCTGAATTTCACTTTATAGAATTAGGATTACAAAGAGTCAAAGTAGGCTTATTTACGAACGCTCGAATTTTTCCTCTCAAAGCAAAGTGCAAATACCACCAATGGGACAAActtacaaaatatgaaatacttTTAGAAGTTTTATTCTTAAAATGCTAACGTCGTCAGCTTTATAAACATTGCACACAATCTAATTTCAAGTATTTACTACCCTTAtaggagaaagaaatgaaattacgCCTTATTTACGAACGCTCGAATTTTTCCTCTGAAAAATTCATCTTGAAACAAATATAATTGAATTTTTGATATATCTTCTGACGGAGAATGTATCTTGCCAGGACGATTTAATAAGAACGGACAACAGCGATTTGATCTAATACATCCTTTCACACCAATTAATGCTAGCAATACGAGAAGACGGAAAGACATATGGTATAACTGTCCTTTTTATTTGAACATCAGATTTAATATTGCttatacttttaaaattttatcagtaAATACTTTCATAAAATTTTTGATAGATATAACCTTAAAGTAAGTTACGGCTGTACAAATAATTTCGTCTCTTCAACAGCTATTCATGTTCTGTGACTTAATCGTAAATCCTTATAATTTCGAAAAATAGATAAGACAAAGTAAGTACTACCACACTAGTGTTCATATGATCAGCTATACATCATACTTACTCATATCTTTGGCACTTGGAAAGTTCTTATGGGTAGGTTCTACCCATTTAGTCAGTGGAATACAATCGTTTTTCACCGAATATTCTGTCGGTACATTCGTTTTCGTATCGCGAACTGAAGAAATAGTGTAATACGGTTCTTGCTGTTCCAGTAATAGCCGTTGGACGGTTTCAGTATTATAGGAATTGGTCTGTGAATTCTGATTTATATTTGATGTAGAAAAATGATAAGGTTTGTTCGATGTAAAATGTTCTTTGACCTTGCATTTGTACGATCGACATAAGTTTGAAGTTTTATAAATATCACGGTTGTAGATATCATATAAGGATGGATGTTGCAGAtagttttgataaaatatatggTTATGCAACGACGCAGACTTTAGTTGGTATCGTTGTTTatgatgctgctgatgttgttgttggttatggtggtggttgtggtggtggcgatgatggtgctGGGATTGTTGATGACGCCTCTTTTGAGGATACCCTTGTGCATAGTGCAGTATATAATGTTGCGCTGGCGTAGAACTGTTATAATCAGAAGATTTCTCATAAAAGCTAGTATCTGTAGAAAAGTTTTGCAGGATGCCGTGATTTGGTAAAATCTGTGGCAATAAGCAGCTGGAATTGCTATCTTGATTGTGATCTTTATTAAACTGAGGGACTTCATTATTGCTGCCACCCGAGAAAAAACAAGACTTGGTATTTTGCTGTTGCCTTAAAGATGGCATCTTTTCGGTGGGATAAAAAAATGGTGACTGTTTTTGTCTCTGCAGCAGATTGTACTCATGTTTGTCTTCATATTGTCTTTCATTTATATCTACTTGTTTCTTTGTCTTAGAGCTGAGTACATTCTGTAGATGTTTACTACATTCCGCCGTTAAGTACTCTTCAACAGGATAAGGTTTCAAGTGATGCTTTTCAGTAATTTTGTTGGTTCTCTTCAAACTATTTTGCTCTTTTAAATTTGCACCATTTTTAGATTGAAAGGATGCGTCTCTTGTATGCATAAAATTCTTCTCGCTGGTGTTACAATTATCCATCTCTTGGATTATTCTACGAGGAAAATAACACCTTATTAATTAATCGTCACATTTTAAAATAACGAAAGATTAACACAAACATCACACCTCCACAACGACTTCATACagaaattttatcttctacgatCCGTGCTTGTCTCGCACCATCAAAATGTTTACCTTTCGGTTCAAGGCGTCCTTCCATGTGACTCAGAATGAGACAATTTGGTGCAGCTGTTTAGGCACAAATGATTTGGCACGGCTGACTGGATATTCAGCCTGTTCTGGTGAAAGGACGTTTTGTTACTGATTGCAAACAATCCCCCTACACATATGCACgcgcgcctgcacacacacacaaagacacgcacagaTACGCATGTGCACGCTTAGAAATATACACGCTAAgatagagtgtgtgagagagggaattACATTTTATTATCTGAACGCGATTGTCATAAGCATCTTCCCTTCAAACGCAGAAAGAGAAATATgctcagagagagaggggggagaggggagaaagagagagtggggagagagagaaggggagaaggatGAGAGGtattaaaaagagagaaacattaaaacctCTTATGTTAAATAAAGTAGCGTCAAATCATCAACGTCAAATAAGCGGCGCCAAAACGGCTGCGCAGAAACGTCTCATAACTGCATGttgctttcatatttttttgAAGAGGTTTAAGGaaattagctattatttctaacaaatctAGCGTCCACACAAATAATAATTGTTGCTGTTTATCTTCTCACCCGTCTCTGATCAAAACTGTGGTGAAAGATGTCACAAAAGTCCGCATAATTTTTCTTACAGTTTTACTGAAATTTGTGTGACTAGAAAAACATTATCGAGTGTGTCTGAttgtgatttgaaagaaatattgctGTTATATCTAGTAGACTCCTTTGCCACCTTAAAAAATTATAGTCATGAGCTGCAAGCAACAATAATCTCCCTCAAGAACAGTATTTCCCAAAGCTAGTTCTTT is part of the Octopus sinensis linkage group LG8, ASM634580v1, whole genome shotgun sequence genome and harbors:
- the LOC118764405 gene encoding myotubularin-related protein DDB_G0290005-like isoform X2 encodes the protein MDNCNTSEKNFMHTRDASFQSKNGANLKEQNSLKRTNKITEKHHLKPYPVEEYLTAECSKHLQNVLSSKTKKQVDINERQYEDKHEYNLLQRQKQSPFFYPTEKMPSLRQQQNTKSCFFSGGSNNEVPQFNKDHNQDSNSSCLLPQILPNHGILQNFSTDTSFYEKSSDYNSSTPAQHYILHYAQGYPQKRRHQQSQHHHRHHHNHHHNQQQHQQHHKQRYQLKSASLHNHIFYQNYLQHPSLYDIYNRDIYKTSNLCRSYKCKVKEHFTSNKPYHFSTSNINQNSQTNSYNTETVQRLLLEQQEPYYTISSVRDTKTNVPTEYSVKNDCIPLTKWVEPTHKNFPSAKDMIEPSEVYGNLLEPGFISSQAVSSGVTKEAIEEPKLDFKKDTTPPKDESSQLSPSNWQEYKIMDINGRKIGCNIQVMYTSESEAKMKAILPIFNKERLTVFPNLLIENLYDGKQCSTCGRRSSVIDKEHMDKHFRQNELKTERKFLKCRNWYENVAPNIEEQQQRSIKDINPEEKQVAKKPQLIPGINDMCSVCKESFTQFYNQEDEEWQLKDAVVMDNQYFHEICSEDRDNM
- the LOC118764405 gene encoding uncharacterized protein LOC118764405 isoform X1; translation: MDNCNTSEKNFMHTRDASFQSKNGANLKEQNSLKRTNKITEKHHLKPYPVEEYLTAECSKHLQNVLSSKTKKQVDINERQYEDKHEYNLLQRQKQSPFFYPTEKMPSLRQQQNTKSCFFSGGSNNEVPQFNKDHNQDSNSSCLLPQILPNHGILQNFSTDTSFYEKSSDYNSSTPAQHYILHYAQGYPQKRRHQQSQHHHRHHHNHHHNQQQHQQHHKQRYQLKSASLHNHIFYQNYLQHPSLYDIYNRDIYKTSNLCRSYKCKVKEHFTSNKPYHFSTSNINQNSQTNSYNTETVQRLLLEQQEPYYTISSVRDTKTNVPTEYSVKNDCIPLTKWVEPTHKNFPSAKDMIEPSEVYGNLLEPGFISSQAVSSGVTKEAIEEPKLDFKKDTTPPKDESSQLSPSNWQEYKIMDINGRKIGCNIQVMYTSESEAKMKAILPIFNKERLTVFPNLLIENLYDGKQCSTCGRRSSVIDKEHMDKHFRQNELKTERKFLKCRNWYENVAPNIAEEQQQRSIKDINPEEKQVAKKPQLIPGINDMCSVCKESFTQFYNQEDEEWQLKDAVVMDNQYFHEICSEDRDNM